A stretch of Fusarium fujikuroi IMI 58289 draft genome, chromosome FFUJ_chr10 DNA encodes these proteins:
- a CDS encoding related to bifunctional 4-hydroxyphenylacetate degradation enzyme, translating to MSSWTHLIRFRAKEDGQIHLGQLVDPTRDIGLDSVNGVEVKALLLNGDMYNATITEQVLTVDQLLAPVERGQCNYIRCLGLNYKDHAKEGGFSIPSDLEVFTKPRTALADPFPAAITIPKCAQDGSSDYEAELCVVIGKTGRDIPEHRALDCVLGYTAANDVSARNLQLAVKQWSFSKGLDNSCPIGPVLVAPSAIQDPQSLGIKAVYNGQTVQNGNTNNMIFSVAKQVSYLSRGTTLESGSIILTGTPAGIGYFRKPRISLENGGRIDIQIEKIGTLVNMVKFDTM from the exons ATGTCATCTTGGACCCATTTGATTCGGTTTAGAGCCAAAGAGGATGGCCAGATTCACCTGGGCCAGTTGGTCGATCCCACTCGGGATATCGGGCTAGACTCTGtgaatggtgttgaggtcaaGGCATTGTTACTCAACGGAGACATGTATAACGCCACCATCACAGAGCAAGTGCTTACGGTAGACCAG TTACTCGCACCGGTCGAACGAGGGCAGTGCAACTATATCAGATGTCTGGGGCTGAATTATAAGGACCACGCAAAG gaaggCGGTTTCTCAATTCCCAGTGACCTAGAGGTTTTTACTAAGCCGCGCACTGCACTCGCCGACCCTTTTCCGGCGGCAATCACTATCCCAAAATGCGCTCAGGACGGATCGAGCGATTACGAAGCAGAGCTTTGTGTTGTGATTGGAAAGACTGGCCGAGATATTCCAGAGCATAGAGCTTTGGACTGTGTCTTGGGATATACAGCGGCCAACGACGTTTCGGCACGGAATCTCCAGCTGGCAGTGAAGCAGTGGTCTTTCTCTAAAGGACTTGACAACAGTTGCCCAATCG GCCCTGTGCTTGTTGCGCCCTCAGCAATTCAAGATCCCCAATCTCTTGGTATTAAGGCTGTCTATAACGGCCAGACTGTGCAAAATGGAAACACAAACAATATGATCTTTTCAGTAGCAAAGCAAGTTTCATATCTTTCCAGAGGAACAACGCTGGAGTCTGGCTCCATTATACTTACAGGAACGCCCGCTGGCATTGGATATTTTCGGAAGCCTCGTATAAGCCTGGAGAACGGAGGCAGAATTGACATTCAGATCGAGAAGATCGGGACACTGGTAAACATGGTTAAGTTTGATACTATGTAG
- a CDS encoding related to cytosine deaminase and related metal-dependent hydrolases produces the protein MALKYIIKNATVLSIDESIGNVADCDVLIEHGFIKAVGPNLEHSDHIVIDGTDAIVSPGFIDTHRHTWQTQLRTICTDFVLSDYLLNVRHIYGSCYSAEDAYLGNYCGALESIDNGITYLIDHSHIMNSPAHADAAIKGLRDAKIRGTFCYGFYPNPAWAGSNVDAEREKDVEWRLKDAARVRQEHFPVNGPDELLRFGVAPSEAEAIPFQQLLHEFEAARSIGAAIITAHIALGKFDSGHMTTKRFGELDLLGSDILWSHANSLTDEELQLVKKYDLGLSATPEIEMQMGVGYPIAYKAKQRGVRVGLGVDITSNCPGDMFQQMRLVLQAQRYEEQKKSPFPLPMARPCAEVLEMATIGGARAVGLEKLIGSITPGKRADLIMTKCDSTRLTPVHDPVAALVNYANGSDIDTVMVNGEILKSGGKLVNVEWPKIRAEIRKSAAKIMNMSKLAPEEEVEEARNAMMRAMQ, from the coding sequence ATGGCTCTCAAATACATCATTAAAAATGCGACCGTGCTCTCCATTGACGAGAGCATAGGAAACGTCGCTGACTGCGACGTTCTGATTGAGCATGGTTTTATCAAAGCCGTGGGCCCAAATTTGGAGCATTCTGATCACATCGTCATCGACGGGACGGATGCTATTGTGTCCCCAGGCTTCATCGACACTCACCGTCACACGTGGCAAACCCAGCTCAGGACTATCTGCACCGACTTTGTCCTCTCTGACTATTTGCTCAACGTGCGACACATCTACGGATCCTGTTACTCAGCCGAGGATGCCTATCTGGGGAACTACTGCGGAGCTCTCGAATCCATCGACAATGGCATCACTTATCTCATTGACCACTCACATATCATGAACAGCCCCGCTCACGCGGATGCAGCTATCAAAGGGCTGCGCGACGCAAAGATCAGAGGAACCTTTTGTTATGGTTTCTACCCAAATCCAGCCTGGGCGGGTTCCAACGTAGATGCTGAAAGGGAAAAGGATGTTGAGTGGCGGTTGAAAGACGCTGCACGGGTTCGTCAAGAGCACTTTCCCGTCAACGGACCCGATGAGCTTCTACGATTCGGAGTCGCGCCGTCTGAGGCAGAGGCAATTCCTTTCCAACAGCTTCTGCACGAGTTCGAGGCGGCAAGATCCATCGGCGCTGCCATAATCACAGCGCACATCGCCCTGGGCAAGTTTGACAGTGGCCACATGACAACTAAGAGGTTTGGGGAGTTGGATCTATTGGGCTCGGACATACTGTGGAGTCACGCCAATTCTCTTACCGACGAGGAGCTgcagcttgtcaagaagtaCGACTTGGGTCTTTCTGCGACTCCAGAGATCGAGATGCAGATGGGCGTTGGCTATCCTATCGCATACAAGGCCAAACAGCGCGGTGTTAGAGTCGGGCTCGGCGTCGATATCACTTCCAACTGTCCCGGTGACATGTTTCAACAGATGCGACTTGTTCTCCAGGCCCAACGATACGAGGAGCAAAAAAAGTCCCCTTTCCCGCTTCCTATGGCACGACCGTGTGCTGAAGTTCTTGAGATGGCGACTATTGGAGGCGCCCGAGCTGTCGGCCTAGAAAAGCTGATTGGAAGCATCACTCCAGGCAAACGGGCGGACCTCATCATGACCAAGTGCGACTCTACTAGGCTTACCCCAGTTCATGACCCTGTGGCTGCCTTGGTTAACTATGCAAATGGTTCCGACATCGATACGGTCATGGTGAATGGAGAAATCCTCAAGTCTGGTGGCAAGTTGGTAAACGTGGAATGGCCAAAGATTCGCGCAGAAATACGCAAATCAGCGGCGAAAATCATGAATATGTCGAAGCTGGCcccagaggaggaagtggaagaagcaCGTAATGCCATGATGAGGGCAATGCAGTAA
- a CDS encoding related to O-methylsterigmatocystin oxidoreductase, translated as MASSSHFDISHVSKLLILFSLAAGGLILYMVVKYALQSQRPSKFPPGPRALPIIGNLHLLSRTKAFIQFSEWGRTYGTIIGLKLGPQNVVILNDHKHVQELFDKRGSIYSDRPPSHIANDIMFTNDTHILFVPYGDSWRKLRKTLQGLLNIKAVDRLLPIQNAEATQMMHQLLQSPDDWYDHVRRYSTSVILASVYGLRGPTFEHPRVKSLYHVQDQLTQIAELGATPPIDVFPILQYLPDFLSPWRIWARNIRKEHRALYFKLLSETQELVAKNKAPEDSFMVRLLKEQDMSGLDDEHLAYIGGSLMEAGSDTTASTLLSFILAMALFPESLTKCQAEVDSICGAGRLPTFDDFESLTYLKAAMTETLRWRPVAAGGIPHALTQDDYYEGYYLPKGTILFANAWAIHRSSDYDAPDQFYPDRFLQNKFGTAHDSIHSDNKRRPIYGFGAGRRLLNMAKLVWAFDIKPAADKIDSSIETGYTGGFLITPKKFPLCLTLRSADRERVIKRDFLKCLELLKKFKE; from the exons ATggcatcatcttcacattTTGATATTTCGCATGTCTCCAaacttctcatcctcttttCACTTGCTGCTGGCGGACTGATACTCTATATGGTTGTCAAGTATGCCCTGCAGAGCCAACGCCCAAGCAAGTTCCCTCCTGGGCCACGAGCTCTTCCCATCATAGGAAACCTGCATCTCCTCTCCCGAACCAAGGCCTTTATCCA GTTTAGTGAATGGGGACGTACATACGGTACCATTATTGGTCTCAAGCTAGGTCCCCAAAATGTAGTCATCTTAAACGATCACAAACATGTGCAAGA ACTTTTTGACAAAAGGGGCTCGATTTATTCTGATCGTCCGCCAAGTCACATCGCCAATGACATTATGTTTACGAACGACACGCACATCTTGTTTGTACCTTATGGAGACAGCTGGAGAAAATTGAGGAAAACACTTCAGGGACTCCTAAACATCAAAGCTGTCGATCGCTTACTTCCCATTCAGAACGCCGAGGCCACACAGATGATGcatcagcttcttcaatCCCCAGATGACTGGTATGATCATGTCCGGAGATACTCAACATCCGTAATTCTCGCATCTGTATATGGCCTTAGAGGTCCAACCTTTGAACATCCCCGCGTCAAGTCGCTCTACCATGTCCAAGACCAACTTACCCAGATAGCTGAACTTGGTGCTACACCACCAATTGATGTATTTCCAATACTCCAGTACTTGCCCGACTTCTTGTCACCTTGGCGAATATGGGCTCGAAACATTAGAAAAGAGCATCGGGCGCTCTATTTCAAACTGCTAAGCGAGACGCAAGAGTTAGTTGCCAAAAATAAGGCACCAGAAGATTCATTCATGGTGCGACTGTTGAAAGAACAAGATATGAGCGGCCTTGACGACGAACATCTGGCATATATTGGAGGAAGCCTC ATGGAAGCTGGCTCAGACACGACAGCGTCCACACTGCTCTCTTTCATTCTTGCCATGGCGCTTTTCCCTGAGTCTCTTACGAAATGTCAAGCAGAGGTGGACTCTATCTGTGGGGCTGGGAGATTACCAACTTTCGACGACTTCGAGTCACTCACATACCTGAAAGCTGCAATGACAGAG ACTCTCCGCTGGAGACCCGTGGCCGCTGGAGGGATCCCGCATGCACTGACCCAAGATGACTACTACGAGGGCTATTACCTACCAAAAGGGACCATTCTATTCGCGAATGCTTGGGCGATACACCGCTCGTCTGACTACGATGCTCCGGACCAGTTCTATCCTGACCGGTTCTTACAAAATAAGTTCGGGACTGCCCATGATTCTATTCATTCTGACAACAAGAGACGGCCAATTTACGGATTTGGTGCTGGGCGACGG CTCCTGAACATGGCAAAACTGGTTTGGGCGTTCGATATCAAGCCTGCTGCAGATAAGATTGACAGCTCGATAGAGACAGGGTATACTGGAGGTTTCCTTATTACACCAAAGAAATTCCCTTTATGTCTTACGCTGCGGTCAGCAGACAGAGAAAGAGTAATCAAAAGAGACTTCTTAAAGTGTTTAGAACTACTTAAGAAGTTTAAAGagtaa
- a CDS encoding related to cocaine esterase, whose amino-acid sequence MPLKVGSVAVLQSPLPPPEQDDKYDNAHHSVTVLKKGHRKSQESAPFQTDTVFEKDVQFTLRDGVHIRADIFRPANDAEKVPALVAWSPYGKTGRGFFCLDLVPGRVGVPKSRLSGYEKFEAPDPAEWTARGYAVVNVDIRGSWDSEGDLFWWGRAEGKDGYDVVEELARLPWCNEAVAFVGNSWLGISQWFIAAERPPHLKCIAPFEGASDIYREIICRGGVPCKAFLRFLAQQNFGRGKQENLVSMIEKHSLLNDYWADKRANVSNINVPIYAVASYSTGLHTFGSFRGYTEAPTKHKWLRVHATQEWHDLYQQETNEELQQFLDRYTKGKDNSWELTPRVRVSILRYNKEPIINHVFPAWPIPATKYEQLYLCPNEVLLNVPPSAESQVSYKSDVPFMQMDSDPEELRFEYTFRDAVYLVGNAQATLYMSCLEHDDFDVCVQLRKIDRNGKVLQNINIPLKDSGIEDNDVERINSLVYLGPSGYLRASHRALDSETSILNFPEHDYTEQHKVKPGTIVRLDIGLWQTGMAFEGGEGLMLKISGHSMTLAEFPNLRGNESMENVGTHHVHIGGSTASYLNIPLVTI is encoded by the exons ATGCCGCTCAAGGTCGGATCTGTGGCTGTACTACAGTCGCCTCTTCCGCCCCCCGAGCAAGATGACAAGTACGACAATGCCCATCACAGCGTTACTGTGCTTAAAAAGGGACACAGAAAGAGCCAAGAATCAGCCCCCTTTCAAACTGATACAGTATTTGAGAAAGATGTTCAATTTACTCTAAGAGATGGCGTGCATATCAGGGCGGATATTTTCCGTCCCGCCAATGACGCTGAGAAAGTACCTGCTCTTGTGGCCTGGAGTCCCTACGGAAAGACCGGAAGAG GCTTTTTCTGCCTTGATTTGGTGCCAGGAAGAGTAGGCGTGCCTAAAAGCCGTCTCTCCGGCTATGAAAAGTTCGAGGCCCCAGATCCTGCCGAATGGACTGCTCGTGGCTACGCAGTCGTCAATGTGGACATTAGGGGTTCTTGGGACTCCGAAGGCGACCTCTT CTGGTGGGGGAGAGCCGAGGGAAAGGATGGATacgatgttgttgaggaacttgCGCGGCTTCCATGGTGTAACGAAGCTGTCGCATTCGTCGGCAATTCGTGGCTGGGCATCTCTCAGTGGTTTATTGCTGCTGAGAGACCCCCCCATCTGAAGTGCATCGCGCCGTTCGAGGGGGCCAGCGATATTTATAGAGAAATTATCTGCCGCGGTGGTGTACCATGCAAAGCGTTTCTTCGATTCCTAGCTCAGCAAAACTTTG GGAGAGGCAAACAGGAGAACCTTGTGTCAATGATTGAAAAGCATTCGTTACTGAATGACTACTGGGCAGACAAAAGAGCCAATGTCAGCAACATTAATGTGCCAATATACGCAGTTGCTAGTTACTCGACCGGATTACACACCTTTGGGTCATTCAGAGGCTACACTGAGGCGCCAACAAAGCACAAATG GCTCCGAGTGCATGCTACTCAAGAGTGGCATGATCTTTACCAACAAGAGACGAATGAAGAACTCCAGCAGTTCCTGGATCGCTACACTAAAGGCAAGGATAACAGCTGGGAACTGACTCCAAGAGTTCGTGTCTCTATCTTACGCTACAACAAG GAGCCAATCATCAACCATGTCTTTCCAGCTTGGCCAATCCCGGCCACAAAGTATGAGCAACTATACCTGTGCCCGAACGAAGTGCTTTTGAATGTCCCCCCATCGGCAGAGTCACAAGTTTCTTACAAGTCCGATGTTCCGTTCATGCAAATGGACAGCGACCCTGAGGAACTGAGGTTTGAGTACACTTTTAGAGATGCAGTTTATCTTGTCGGAAATGCGCAAGCAACCTTGTACATGTCGTGTCTAGAACATGATGACTTTGATGTCTGCGTTCAACTACGGAAGATTGATCGGAATGGAAAAGTCCTTCAAAATATCAATATCCCGTTAAAGGACTCGGGGATTGAAGATAACGATGTTGAGAGGATCAACTCTCTTGTCTACCTGGGACCCAGTGGGTACCTCAGAGCCAGCCACAGGGCACTCGACTCTGAAACATCTATTCTCAATTTTCCTGAGCATGACTACACTGAGCAGCACAAAGTCAAACCAGGTACTATCGTCAGGTTGGATATTGGGCTTTGGCAGACTGGAATGGCCTTTGAAGGGGGCGAGGGGCTTATGCTGAAGATCTCTGGCCATAGCATGACACTGGCTGAATTCCCTAATCTTCGTGGCAACGAAAGCATGGAGAATGTTGGCACACACCATGTCCACATTGGTGGTTCTACAGCTAGCTACCTTAACATCCCCCTTGTTACAATCTAG
- a CDS encoding related to endo-1,3-beta-glucanase, which translates to MKSLFLTLMVITTAMATPVSKITTLIKPGFAPTFIETFVGFPGSLPSSSNWIFDLGTSYPGGAERWGNNEFETYTNDPSNIHITKDHNLAITPRLKKGKWTSARIETQRSDFVAKEGGKLLVEARLKLGGAPASNMQGIWPAFWALGSEFRGNYTNWPMASEWDILEAINGESRMYSTIHCGFAPGGPCNEYSGIGSGGRDFSRGEFHTLGFMVDRSMCGEGKNASWRDESLNWFLDGKKIFNVTGATVGDEPSWVKLAHKEHFLLLNVAVGGNWPGPPNNATIDGPSVNMEVDYVGVWNSL; encoded by the coding sequence atgaagtcACTCTTTTTAACCCTCATGGTGATAACCACCGCAATGGCTACCCCCGTTTCCAAAATCACTACACTCATCAAACCCGGGTTTGCTCCAACATTCATTGAAACATTCGTCGGCTTTCCAGGATCACttccctcatcctccaacTGGATCTTTGATCTCGGAACTTCGTACCCAGGCGGAGCAGAGCGATGGGGAAACAACGAGTTCGAAACCTATACCAACGACCCTTCCAACATACACATAACAAAAGACCACAATTTGGCTATTACACCGCGACTCAAGAAGGGTAAATGGACATCAGCGAGGATTGAGACTCAGCGAAGTGATTTCGTTGCTAAAGAAGGAGGGAAGTTGCTTGTTGAAGCGCGCCTCAAACTCGGAGGAGCGCCAGCCTCAAATATGCAAGGCATCTGGCCCGCCTTCTGGGCATTGGGCAGCGAGTTCAGAGGTAACTACACAAACTGGCCGATGGCTTCCGAATGGGATATTCTCGAGGCGATAAATGGCGAATCAAGGATGTATTCAACCATACACTGCGGGTTTGCTCCTGGTGGTCCATGCAACGAGTATAGCGGAATTGGAAGTGGAGGCAGGGACTTTTCCAGGGGCGAGTTCCATACACTAGGCTTCATGGTCGACAGGAGCATGTGCGGCGAGGGAAAGAATGCATCTTGGCGGGACGAGTCACTCAACTGGTTTCtggatggaaagaagatcttCAATGTCACAGGTGCGACTGTCGGGGACGAGCCCAGCTGGGTGAAGCTGGCGCATAAGGAGCATTTCCTGCTGCTCAACGTGGCCGTCGGTGGAAACTGGCCTGGCCCGCCAAACAATGCAACCATTGATGGGCCCTCAGTAAACATGGAAGTTGATTATGTGGGTGTTTGGAATTCATTGtaa
- a CDS encoding related to monophenol monooxygenase — protein MFFFLLTVLALVLPVPAISSSNSTCTSKNIQTRIEWANMASNDQQSYLKAVECLMQLPAQTGIKGTVTRFDDMNAMHQVQAKTIHLVAQFLPFHRLYIYVYEQLLRDECGYKGPTPWWDETRDAGNFIDSPLLDPNTGFGGNGTGPHHCVIDGPFANTTLHIGPGQSVSDHCLSRKVNEFNSTLGNETYVHECHSKTTYLDFWETTGYTTHGAGHSGVGGVMEDIDASPGDPLFYIHHAFIDRLWWKWQSEDPDSRLYQLGGSSTQGGTEELTLDYVMTTYEIRPNVTVKERDAPSSSLRLAEDGHTVLLPQPTDDPNDPLNWSSRKKHLILLVVAWAALTSDLTSAAGSAPVILQAAEWHKSPNSVNHNNSINVLMMAIGGLIWVTMTSIIGRAPTLFWSTFLGLIFSILSSVSTNFEMFMGVRAIQGLFLTSGQTIAIAFIKDIFFFHERARKIGLWALMYITFPYWGPLLANFVIGETHQWQDAFWLGVGVNGISLLLILAFMDETWYNRDLPSSVQPSRGQGFFSRLLRLTGLWQVKHHSGYFESAYDAYKRVLLILSKPVILLVIAPYFMCFAWAIGVNISTAILFGLPQAMGGYGYSFTQLGYLHFAPIVGVFLSEIFGHFFNDHLTRRYVQKHNGVFEPEARLMTIYISIVPMIAGLVLMGQALHKHLSVAAIVVGWGMHAFGIMLTSVAVASYLLDAYPSAPAEVCGLTNMFRALSGFSVGYYQHPWGAKVGYDVSFGTQACIVAASMILIAIVHRFGHQLRLKFGQVR, from the exons ATGTTCTTCTTTCTACTTACAGTACTGGCTCTGGTACTCCCCGTACCCGCCATATcatccagcaacagcacaTGCACATCTAAGAACATTCAGACACGTATTGAATGGGCAAATATGGCAAGCAATGATCAGCAATCCTACCTGAAGGCAGTAGAATGTCTTATGCAGCTGCCTGCTCAGACAGGCATAAAGGGCACGGTCACAAGATTCGACGATATGAATGCCATGCATCAGGTGCAAGCGAAAACAATTCATCTTGTG GCGCAGTTCCTGCCATTTCACCGTCTCTATATATATGTGTATGAGCAGCTCCTGAGAGACGAGTGTGGCTACAAAGGGCCAACGCC TTGGTGGGACGAAACCCGCGACGCAGGCAATTTCATCGACTCGCCGCTCCTGGATCCCAACACAGGATTCGGTGGGAACGGGACCGGTCCGCATCATTGTGTTATTGATGGCCCTTTTGCAAATACCACTCTTCACATTGGCCCGGGCCAAAGTGTGAGTGACCATTGCTTATCTCGCAAAGTCAACGAGTTCAATAGCACTCTCGGCAACGAAACCTATGTCCACGAATGCCATAGTAAAACCACGTACCTCGATTTCTGGGAGACTACCGGTTATACAACCCATGGCGCCGGTCACAGTGGA GTCGGTGGAGTTATGGAGGATATCGATGCAAGCCCTGGAG ACCCGCTCTTTTATATCCACCACGCTTTCATCGATCGTCTTTGGTGGAAGTGGCAGTCCGAAGACCCTGACAGTCGCTTATACCAACTGGGTGGCTCTTCTACGCAGGGAGGAACCGAAGAGTTGACTCTGGACTATGTCATGACTACCTATGAAATTCGCCCCAATGTTACTGTCAAGGAG CGCGATGCACCTTCGAGCTCTCTGCGTCTTGCTGAAGATGGACAT ACCGTGCTTCTGCCCCAGCCGACGGACGATCCCAACGACCCCTTGAACTGGTCATCGCGAAAAAAGCACCTCATTCTTCTGGTTGTGGCCTGGGCTGCTCTCACATCAGATTTAACATCTGCTGCTGGTAGCGCCCCGGTCATTCTTCAGGCTGCCGAATGGCACAAGTCTCCAAACTCGGTTAATCATAATAACAGCATCAACGTCCTCATGAT GGCCATTGGTGGTTTGATCTGGGTTACCATGACTTCCATCATTGGACGAGCACCGACCTTGTTTTGGTCCACCTTCCTCGGTCTGATCTTCTCGATCCTTTCATCCGTTTCCACCAACTTCGAGATGTTCATGGGCGTCCGAGCCATTCAAGGCCTCTTCCTTACATCTGGCCAGACGATCGCGATCGCCTTCAttaaagatatcttcttcttccatgaaCGAGCTCGAAAGATTGGCCTTTGGGCTCTCATGTACATCACATTTCCGTACTGGGGCCCACTACTTGCCAACTTTGTCATTGGTGAGACCCATCAATGGCAGGATGCCTTTTGGCTGGGGGTCGGGGTCAATGGCATCAGCTTGCTGCTCATTTTGGCTTTTATGGATGAGACTTGGTATAATCGTGATTTGCCTTCATCTGTTCAGCCATCCCGAGGCCAAGGTTTCTTCTCTCGGCTACTTCGGCTTACTGGTCTATGGCAGGTCAAGCATCATTCTGGATACTTCGAGTCTGCTTACGATGCTTACAAGAGAGTCCTCCTAATCTTGTCGAAGCCTGTTATTCTCCTTGTAATCGCTCCTTA TTTCATGTGCTTTGCATGGGCGATCGGTGTTAATATCTCGACCGCCATTCTCTTCGGTCTTCCTCAGGCTATGGGGGGTTATGGCTACAGCTTTACTCAGCTGGGATACCTACACTTTGCCCCCATCGTGGGCGTCTTCCTAAGCGAGATATTTGGTCATTTCTTCAACGATCACCTTACTCGACGCTATGTTCAAAAGCACAACGGTGTCTTTGAGCCCGAGGCTCGTCTTATGACCATTTACATCTCGATTGTCCCCATGATCGCCGGCCTGGTCTTGATGGGACAAGCCCTGCATAAGCATCTCTCTGTCGCAGCAATCGTCGTAGGATGGGGTATGCATGCTTTCGGGATCATGCTCACATCTGTCGCCGTTGCTTCATACCTCTTGGATGCGTATCCATCTGCTCCTGCAGAAGTCTGCGGCTTGACCAACATGTTCCGAGCTTTGAGTGGCTTTAGCGTTGGTTACTATCAGCACCCGTGGGGAGCCAAGGTTGGTTACGATGTAAGCTTTGGGACTCAAGCTTGCATTGTGGCGGCAAGCATGATTCTGATCGCGATTGTTCATCGCTTTGGCCATCAGCTCCGTTTGAAATTTGGCCAGGTTAGGTGA